CCTAGAATGACTTGTTCTTGTTTTCCATTTTTGTTTAAAAATATGGGCGATTTGACAATTTGTGATTCTCCTTCCCAAATTCGAATTTCTCCGTCGAGAAGGTATTCTTTTTGGTGGATGGGGCGAATGCGGTACTTTTCAGGAACGGAATCTTCAGTCGGAAAAACAAAGCTCATGATCCATGAATCGAATGGTGACCCGACTAAAAAAGCAACATTTTACGGAAAAGATCAGCCGATATAAAAAATATGGAACCATGGATGGACCAGAACAAAGAAGAGTGGGAGGCTTTGACCTTACGACTTTTCCGTCGTGTCGAAGAATTGGAATCACTCATGTTAGAAGTGCGAAGTGACCTCGTTCGTTACCGCGCTGTCCGTGAAGAATGGTATCATTGGCATACTGCCTGGAAGGAGGAATACGCCAAACGAGCCGTCGGCTGAATCGGAAAAATCGTTTTCTGTAGGACCTCTCTTGGAAAATTAGTCCTATCCCATTCGAAAAAGGAATTCCCATGGCCGAAAAACCTATGTCCCCCTTTGGTGAGTTAGCTCCCCAAACACCAGCTTCTCTTTCTGATATTAAAAAGAACATTTATGGAAGATACCTAGAAGAATTCAATGTAGGTGATATCTATGTTCACCCTCGTCAATTCACAGTGGACAGAAGTTTTGCCCAAGAATTCGCGACAGTGTTTATGGATGCAAACCCACTTTATCTTTCCGCAGAATACGCGAAAGCTCATGGATTTGCGGACTTACTAGTCCACCCACTGATGGTTTTCAACTTAGCACTTTCGATTGGTGTTCAAAATAACAGTGAAAAGGCTCTTGCAAACCTCGGTTATTATAACGCACAATTTTTACTTCCTGTTTATCCAGGAGACACTCTATCTTCTCGCACTAAAATTTTAGCAGTAGATGATAAAGGTCCAGACAAACCAGGAATCGTTCACGTAAGAACACTTTGTCTCAATCAAAAGAACGAAGTTGTTTTACAATACGAACGTAAAATCATGATTTACCAATCCAATGGAAAACCGAAAGGAAATCCAAAACCTGGGGATGCTTCTGCATTTTTTCCAGAGTCAAAAACTCCTGCACTCAAACTTCCTAACCTCAAATTCCCTACTGAGATGAAAGATGTAACTTGGGGACATACTTATTTTGAAAACTTCAAACCTGGTCAAATTTATGTTCACCAAAATGGAAGAACCATCACCGATGAACACTACCAATGGACATTCCGAGTTGGAAACACTCACCCACTTCATTATGATAAATTGTATTCTGCTGGAATTTCTGGCCCGATGGGTGGAGAACCAGTGGTTTATGGTGGACTCGTGTTTGGTTGGTTAGCTGGTATGGCTTCTCGAGATATTTCTGAAAATGCTATTTGGGAACTTGGATTCACTGAAGGATACCACACACAACCAGCTTTCTCTGGTGATACAGTCACTTGTATTTCTAGAATTCTCACTACGGAAGACAAAGGAACAGAATACGGAATCCCTGCTGGTGAAGTACAAATTCAGTTCATTGGTCTAAAAAATATCAAAGCAAATGATGCTTTGGATAAATTCGGTGCGGATCTTTTCCTAAAAGAAAATGATAAAAAGAAATTAGGAAAAGAAAAAATCCCAGAAAAAATCTTCGAAATTGAAAGAAGATTGATCATCAAAAAACAACCATAAGGTGAATTTATGAAAGTTACCATCCCCAAACGAATTCCGGACATGGAAGACATCGGGGATGGTGTCTTTAAAATTATTTTACCTCAACCATTTTACGCACCAAACAATATCTATCTTTATCAAGGAAACGATGGGTTAACTCTAATCGATTCCGGTTATATCGAATCCGTTCCCATGTTACAAGCATCCCTAAAAACAAAGGGATTTTCTTTTAAAGACATTCGCCATATTATTTATACCCACAACCATCTGGATCATATATCCTCCTCTTTAGTTTTGAAGTCGTATGCAAAGAATGTAACGTATTACGGTTACCGTTCGATGGCGGATGGGGTTGGGAATTATTTAGAATCCATGATGCTCTTTGAAGAAGCAACAGAAGATCTTTTTCATAAAGCATTTGGTGAAAAGGAAGAACTAAACCGAATTTTAGAGGAATCTCGTAAAGGATGGCGTCAGTTTTATAGTAAGTTTAGTGAAACTAAAAAGGGAGACCCTGTTTTACGAATTGATGTAGCCATTGATCATAACGATAGTTTGGAATTAGGGGGAAGGCTTTTTCGGTTTCTCCATACTCCTGGTCACAATTTATATCATATCACTCCTGTAGATCCTTCTACTGGGATTTATTTTTCGGGAGATCTTATCATTGCAAACCTTACTGCCATTTATTCGGAAATGGATGGGAGTTTAGGGGATTATTATTTTACACTTTCCAAACTTTTAGAAGAGCCTATCAAACGAATGTTACCTGCTCATGGTAGTGAAATTGAAGATCCTAAAAAAACAATCACTCTTGTGAAAAAAACGCTGAGTATTTTGGAGAAGGGTGTTCTTCGCCGTCTTAGGGAAGGGGAATCTGACTTAAAGGTTCTTATGGAAGCGGCCATTGGCAAAAAAGTTCATAATGGTGGTCATTTGCCAACGGCACTTGGGCTAGTTTACAGCATCATTCAAAAATTAGTTTTAGAAGGACAAATCCGTATCGAAAAAAGAGAGAATGGATATGAAATTTTTCATATTGTAAATTAATCGATGCTATGTAGGCATAAGATGATTCTTCTGAATTTTTTTTTGGAATCTTACTTCGGATAAACTGACTTAGATTCCAACTAGACTTTATCGAGTTTATGATTTGTTTGTTAACGATTTGTTTTTTTGTCCTTTTCGGGCAGCTGCCAAACTTCGATTTGTTTTCCTTTCCAAACTAAAAATCCCATCTTGTTTTCTAATTTTTTTTTATATTCCAAAATTCTGGAACTCGGCCATAACAATGTATCTGTAAACTCTGGTGCAATTGCCATGTAACAAACATTTGCTCTTTCGCAAATGGATTCTGCATTTTTAATTTGTTCAATTGGATAGGTTTTTACTTTGTCTGAGACAAAGAAGGAAAGGTTATACTGTGAAAATACGAAAATTTCTTTAGTGCTTTCATTGGCATTGAAAGATTGTAAGGGATTTGTTTTTCCTTGAGAATTTTCAGTTTTCTTCGAGACCCGAGGGAATGGTTCCTTTGGATTGGAAAGAAGGATTTGATTGAAATCTTGTAAGTCCGATTGGATTTCTTCCTGCATCACGGGATTTTTCCATGGGCTTTCTATTTTCGTATTCAATGGAAAATTTTGATCGAGTGAGTTTTTCCAAAAGAGACAAGTTAGTAGAAAGAAGGCAACTGTTGTTGTTATTTTTTTTCCCGATTGGATCCACAAGATCCCTGTATACAGGATAAAAGGAACTAGTGAATAACTGTAATACGTATATACTTCATGGTGCCATGGTCTTGAGGAAAATATATGTGTAGCGTATATAAGCCCAATTCCGAGAACTTCGGGTAACATTTGAATCATCCCGAGCCCACCACTGATGATTAACTCTAAAAAAATCTGAAACGATTTTTTATAACCTGTTACTTGTTTGAATGCGGAGTGGTATTCTTGGGTTAAAACATTTGTCCAAGTGATGGATTCCTGCAAATGATCCAATCTAGGATAGAGGAAAAAAACAAAACCGAACCATAAAAATATGATACTAAAGATCAGTATGAGTAAACGAAAGGTTACCCTGTCTTCAGTGGTGGACGAAGGTTCTTCGGTCACTTGCTTCGTATTCCGATTCTTTTTCCATTGATTGTATAAAAGTTTAATAGCCCTCGGTAAAAAAAATAAAAGAAGGTAGATTCCAATGTCTTCCTTTTGAGAAAGATAGAGAATGGTGCTTAAGATGAGAAGACTATAATTAGTCCACAAAAACTGAGATCGAGTGTTTTCTATTTCTTTCCTTTGTTCCCAAATATAAAAAAAGAAAAGTCCAAATACTAGGACAAGAACTTCGAAATGAAAACTAGATCCAAGTCTATAGAGATACAATTGGTTTGTGACGAGGACCCAAAAAACCAAGAATTGAATCCCTCTGGTTTTTAGATTTTTCTTTGCAATTTGGTATGCCCAAAAAATCCAAAGGATCGTTGCCAATTGGTAAACAAAAAATACTGCTACTGCAAGCCCCCACTTCTGGGGGATCCAACTGACAAAGGGTGTTAGAACTAGTAGTCCTGGTGCAAAGTGATGGTGGAGGTAACTCGCCTTCCCTGAATCTGAGTAGTATCCGCTCGAAAATCCTTCCCCTTTCGAAATGGAGAGGAGAATATCCGAAATACCAATATAATCCGCATCTTGAAATAAAAATGCTTCTGAGATGGCTTTTGTTAGTTGGAAGGCATGGTAAGTACTTCCTAATAAAAAAAAGATACAACTGATCCAAATCAGATAAGGAAGGTATGATATTTGAATTTCAGATAATAATTCAAAAGAAGTCTTTTGATCTTTGGACTTTTTTTCTTTCCAGAAGCTGATGATGGTGAGTAGGAGTATAAAAAGAAATACCCCCTTTTGAAAGGGGGCATGAAAGTTTTTAGGAGAAATAAAGAGAAAAGGAGAAACTAAACTGAATAAAAAAAATAAATAAACCACTTAGCGAATGAAGTAGAGAACCTTCCTCTCACCGATTCGCTCTCTGTTTATCTCCACACGGTTTCGATAGTAGTAACCTTTTTCAGGAAATGTTTTGGAGAAAAATTCGAATAGATCCATTTCAAATAACAACATACATTCGGCAACGTCCATCGCACCAATCGACATCGCATTCTTAGTGTCCACCATGACATGGCGAGAATTAATAAAATCCGGTTCGATTTCGTTTGCGATTAGATCAAAATTTGTTTTTGTGATGGTTCCACCAACTGAAGTTTTTTTCCCTCTGCTTTTGGCTTCCGAAATGATTTTTTTCGCAACTCTTGTGACTTCTTTATCATCTGGTTTTTTGTCCATAGAGGCACTTAGATCAGAACGAGCAGCTGTTACTTGTTCTAAAGCTTGGAAAGAAGCTGAGTCAAAGATATCCATCAAGTTTCTATAACCTGTGATGGTTTCCATATTGATTGATTTGTTATAGGACTCAAATTCTGAAGGAGTGAGAAGGTTCTTCATCGTTTGGATGAAGTTTTTTAGTGCGTATTCGGACTCCACCATCGGTGCCGAAATTCCAGAAACTCCGATCCTTTGGCAGATTCGGATGTCGTTTCTGGCTTCTGGACCACCGATTTTGACGTAGAGAGGTAAAATTCCAGCGGTGATCGTTTTTAAGAGGGAAATTTCCTCTTCACCCATATCCTCGGTTTCCGTTCCTGTTTTGATGCAGATAAAGGAATAGTTCTCTTTCATCTCCAGTAAGGTTTTTCGTAAAACGTGGATTGATGTTTCCATAAGTAGAAGATCTCCATGTATGGTATCGTCGATTCCCGAAAATAGTACAAGTCTTTTGCGCTTTTTTTCCCCCTTTCTTGACAGAAAATTCCAATTCCCTAGCTTCGAACCTATGGGAATATTCTCCACTATCTTCGGGTCCAAACCAAAACAAGATTCTAAAGAACCTCCAAAAGAGGGGGCGGCTGCTTCAGGGATTTCTTTCGGAATCATTGTGGTTCTTGTTTTTGCCTTCAAATCATCTATATTAGATGCTAATAATATTCCCTCTGGATCGATGATCCCCACACTTAAAATCGGAGATTTTTTGTTCGTAAACAAAATGCGTTATTCGTTCCGCATGCCATTTACGGAAAAAGAACTCTTCCGAATTGATGATCCTAAACGAGGAGACATTGTTACCTTCATTCCACCGGCAACGGCGTTGGCTCAAGAAGAATCGAGAACTGGGATTTTTGCTAAGCGTTTTGTCAAACGTGTGGTGGGCCTTCCTGGAGATACGATCCGCATTACTCGAAAGTATATTGATACTAAAGATAGGGGACGCGTACATTTTGCACTCATCGAGTATAAAGAAAAAGGTGCAGAAGAATTTTTATCTTACCAACCAAAGGAAGTTCCGATTGGCAAAGAACTTTCTGATTTAGATAATTTAGAAGCTACACAAAGAGCTTTATTTAAAGAAGTAAAACCTGGATTTGAACATTTCATTTTGGAAGGATTCGAAGACGATAGACGTGCCCATATCTTTGAGTATTGTGATTTTTTACATGGCTGTCAGATTCCTGAAGGCCAATATATGGTGATGGGCGACAATCGGGATGACTCTCATGATTCACGTGCTTGGGGATTTGTGAAACGAGAAGACATTTTAGGAAAGGCACTCATTATTTATTTTTCTATCGATTGGAAGGACTCTACTTGCGAATACAAAGATGGACAGGCATTAGCAGAAAAAGGTCCAGAGATTGCCGAACGATTTGAAGGTGACGCTTTGGATAATCGATGCCATTACACTGAAATATTTTCTTCACATAATTCTCGTTATAGAGATGATGAGTCTAGGTTCGGTTGGATTGAAAGAACCATCCGTTACCGGTTGTGGAGATTGAATGTTCGGTGGGATCGAATCGGTCGCATCTTAGAATGACAGGAGAATCTGAAAAACCATCCAATCAAAAACCGGAGAAGTCTCCAATGGCGATGGCTGGTGCGGGTTTTGAATTTGTTTCCTCCATAGTGCTTTTTGTGCTGGGGGGATACTACTTAGATGAGTATTTAAAAACAGAACCACTTTGGCTTCTTGTCGGTTTTTTCTTAGGTTTTCTTTTTGCCTTTTATTCTCTCATCAAACGGGCCAAAGAAAACGAATAAACATCGTATCCGTTCTGCTTTGTGGAAATCGCAATGCGTCCAAGGGAGTCTATCTGTTTTGAGAAAACTAGAAGGTAACTCCAAATAAGTTCTTGACGACAGACCTCTCCACAAAAGAATTTTAAGTGTAATGGCGAATCAGGCAACCACTAACTACGAGATCATGGATTCCATGCCCGTTCTTGGATTGTCTAGCTATGTCCTCTCTACCCTCGTCCTAGTCGTCGTTGTAGTCTCCTCATACATACTTAGCTTTCTGTCATAAAATTTCCTTCGTTTCCTCGGTCGACAGAAAGCTGAAAGTCGACGAGGAAACCACATAGGAGAGGATCTTTATGCGGGAACAAATTACCGTAAGTCAATATATCATACGTTTTTTAGAATCTAAAGGAATCACTTGGATCCCAGGTGTTCCTGGTGGGACCATATTACCATTATACGAAAGTTTGGTGGAGTCGAATATAGAGCATGTGTTAGCAAGGCATGAACAAGGTGCTGGTTTTCTTGCACAAGGGAGGGCAAGGAGCACAGGCCAAGTGAGCGCTGTATTCGTTTCTTCTGGTCCTGGGGTTGCTAACCTCATCACTGCAGTTGCTGATGCACAAAGGGATTCTGTTCCTCTGTTGGTTTTTTCAGGCCAAGTTCCTTTGGCATTAATGGGAACCGATGCTTTTCAAGAATTGCCAACAATGGACATCGTATCTCCCATTGTAAAAAAAGTTTATCAGATTAAAAATCCAAACCAAATAATCAAAACTTTAGAAGAAGCATATCATCTTGCTGGTTCTGGGAAAAAAGGACCTGTATGGATTGATTTACCGAAAGACATTCAAACACAAACAATAAATCAATCTTTTACGCACCTTGATTTCGATTCGCAAAAAATCGAACTTATGGCAGAGAGCGAAATATTAGAAGAAGAGGTAGTTGGGGGAGATATTGTTTGGTTTTTGCAGGAATTTAAATCATCGATTGAAGGTTCTAGATTCCCCTTACTATATTTAGGTGGTGGTGCAAAAAAAGAATACTTGCGGCTAAGAGAATTTGTATCTCGTTTCCAAATTCCGGCAGTTACAACACTAATGGGGTTGGGCATTTTTGAAAAAGATGATCCTATGAATTTAGGAATGATGGGTATGCATGGAACTGTTGCCTCAAATGAAGCACTTGGTGTTTGTGATCTCCTCATTGCCATTGGAGTTCGTTTTGATGATCGCGCGACAGGTGCTATCGAAAAGTTTTGTAACCAGGCAAAGATCATACATGTCGACATAGATGCTCATGAAATTGGTAAAAATAAATCAGTTCATTTGAGTTTGCAAAAAGATATTTCGGAAATTATGCCTTTTCTCATTGAAGAAGAGTTTTCCATTCATAATGAGAACGCACTCGCACAAATCAAAACTTGGAAAGAGATTCCTGAAAGTCATCCTATAAAAGATCTACTTTTAGATTTATCCTCTGTTTTACCTAAAGGGGATCATTATATTTTAACCGACGTTGGCCAACACCAGATGTGGGTGGCACAATACTTTCCGTTTTCAAAACCAAATTCTTGGATTACATCGGGTGGACAAGGCACGATGGGTTTTGGTCTTCCAACGGCGATTGGTGTAGCATTGAGTCACAAGGAAGCAAACGTATATTGTTTTTCCGGGGATGGTTCGATTATGATGAACTTACAAGAGTTGTCTACTCTAAGGGAACAGAATCTCAATGTGAAGATAATCTTAATCAACAATCAACATTTGGGCCTTGTTCGCCAACAACAGGATTTGTTTTACGGGAGTAAACATTCTGGATCTAAGTTTCATTTTCATCCCGACTTTTCTTTGTTATGTCAATCTTTTGGGATCGGATATTCGGAATGGGATTGGAGTTTAGGTACCAAGGAACTAAGTCGGTTTTTAGAAAAGAAGGGACCCGCGATGATCGAAGTAAGAATCCCTGCTAGTTGGGGTGTTTATCCATTTGTTCCAGGTGGTAAATCCAACCAGGAATACATTTTAGATCCGATGATAACGACAACATAGAATTTACGAATCCGAGGGAGTGATTCCCTCGGATCAACAAATGATTGTTAAATTGCTTTGCTGCCTTTTTCTCCACTACGGATACGGATAACTTCTTCTAGAGGCATAACAAAGATTTTTCCGTCACCGATTTTACCTTCAGGGCTTGTTTTTGCAGCCTTTAAAATCGCATCAACAGTGGGTTTAACGAACTCATCGTTCACCGCGATTTCTAAACGGACCTTTCTCAGAAGGTTCACTTGGTATTCATGTCCGCGAAATACTTCTGTTTTTCCTTTTTGTTGGCCATAACCTTGAACGTCACTAACGGTTAAACGATAGATTTCGTTTTTGGTAAGTTCGTTTTTAACTTCTTCTAGTTTGTGTGGTTGGATGATTGCAATGACTAATTTCATATTGATTACCTGATATCATATCCTTTTTCACCATGGATCTCTTGGTCGAGTCCTGTGATTTCTTTGTCTTCTTCGATTCTAAATCCGATTGTTTTTTCGATCACGAACGCCAGTATATAAGAGACTACAAAAGAATAAAATCCAGTAGCTACGACACTGATGATTTGGGCTGTCATCTGATCTCCCAATGTGATCCCTTCTGCAAGTTCTAAAGCAAAGTATCCAGTGAGAATTGCACCAAATGCTCCACCAGCTCCGTGAATTCCAAACGCATCGAGTGTATCATCGTATCGTAGTTTTCCTTTTAAGAGAATGGCCATATAACACACTGGAGATACTAAAACTCCCATAATGAGAGCCCCTTGGACACCGACATAACCAGAAGCTGGAGTGATGACAACAAGACCAGCAACAATACCAGAAGCAGCACCGAGTGCAGTCGCTTTTTTTGTATGTAACCATTCAATGAGAAGCCAACTTGCTCCTGCTGCTGCCGGTGCAATGAGTGTTACTAAAAATGCTCGTGCGGCTAGCCCATTGACAGAAAGACCAGAGCCTGCGTTGAATCCAAACCAACCAAACCACAAAAGCCCCGATCCAAGAAGCGTATAAGTCATGTTATTTGGGTGTGTTAATAAACCAGGATCACCTTTTCGTTTTCCGATCACGATGGCAGCAGCAAGTCCACCAATCCCTGAAATCAAATGAACTACAGTTCCTCCTGCAAAATCAAGGGCGTTCATTTTTAATAACCAACCTGAATCTGCCCAAACCCAGTGTGCTACCGGATCATAAACTAACGTTGACCATACGAGTATAAACACTACATAAGCAGATAGTTTGATTCTTTCAGCAATTGCACCTGAGATTAGAGCTGGTGTAATGATAGCAAACATACCTTGGAATAAAAAGTGAACGTAGGTAGGGATGGAACCTTTTACCGAATCAACATCAATTCCATTTAGAAATGCTAAATCGAAATTTCCGAAATAAGGGTTATCGCCTGAAAATGCAAAACTGTATCCGAAAATGGTCCACTGTAATGTCATAACAATGATGGCAACAAAACTATGCATCATAGTGGAGAGGACATTTTTGGAACGCACAATACCACCGTAGAATAGTGCCAACCCCGGAATCATAAAAAATACAAATGCCGAGGATACTAACATCCAAGTTGTATCC
This genomic window from Leptospira brenneri contains:
- a CDS encoding MaoC family dehydratase, with protein sequence MAEKPMSPFGELAPQTPASLSDIKKNIYGRYLEEFNVGDIYVHPRQFTVDRSFAQEFATVFMDANPLYLSAEYAKAHGFADLLVHPLMVFNLALSIGVQNNSEKALANLGYYNAQFLLPVYPGDTLSSRTKILAVDDKGPDKPGIVHVRTLCLNQKNEVVLQYERKIMIYQSNGKPKGNPKPGDASAFFPESKTPALKLPNLKFPTEMKDVTWGHTYFENFKPGQIYVHQNGRTITDEHYQWTFRVGNTHPLHYDKLYSAGISGPMGGEPVVYGGLVFGWLAGMASRDISENAIWELGFTEGYHTQPAFSGDTVTCISRILTTEDKGTEYGIPAGEVQIQFIGLKNIKANDALDKFGADLFLKENDKKKLGKEKIPEKIFEIERRLIIKKQP
- a CDS encoding MBL fold metallo-hydrolase → MKVTIPKRIPDMEDIGDGVFKIILPQPFYAPNNIYLYQGNDGLTLIDSGYIESVPMLQASLKTKGFSFKDIRHIIYTHNHLDHISSSLVLKSYAKNVTYYGYRSMADGVGNYLESMMLFEEATEDLFHKAFGEKEELNRILEESRKGWRQFYSKFSETKKGDPVLRIDVAIDHNDSLELGGRLFRFLHTPGHNLYHITPVDPSTGIYFSGDLIIANLTAIYSEMDGSLGDYYFTLSKLLEEPIKRMLPAHGSEIEDPKKTITLVKKTLSILEKGVLRRLREGESDLKVLMEAAIGKKVHNGGHLPTALGLVYSIIQKLVLEGQIRIEKRENGYEIFHIVN
- a CDS encoding DUF2079 domain-containing protein, whose product is MVYLFFLFSLVSPFLFISPKNFHAPFQKGVFLFILLLTIISFWKEKKSKDQKTSFELLSEIQISYLPYLIWISCIFFLLGSTYHAFQLTKAISEAFLFQDADYIGISDILLSISKGEGFSSGYYSDSGKASYLHHHFAPGLLVLTPFVSWIPQKWGLAVAVFFVYQLATILWIFWAYQIAKKNLKTRGIQFLVFWVLVTNQLYLYRLGSSFHFEVLVLVFGLFFFYIWEQRKEIENTRSQFLWTNYSLLILSTILYLSQKEDIGIYLLLFFLPRAIKLLYNQWKKNRNTKQVTEEPSSTTEDRVTFRLLILIFSIIFLWFGFVFFLYPRLDHLQESITWTNVLTQEYHSAFKQVTGYKKSFQIFLELIISGGLGMIQMLPEVLGIGLIYATHIFSSRPWHHEVYTYYSYSLVPFILYTGILWIQSGKKITTTVAFFLLTCLFWKNSLDQNFPLNTKIESPWKNPVMQEEIQSDLQDFNQILLSNPKEPFPRVSKKTENSQGKTNPLQSFNANESTKEIFVFSQYNLSFFVSDKVKTYPIEQIKNAESICERANVCYMAIAPEFTDTLLWPSSRILEYKKKLENKMGFLVWKGKQIEVWQLPEKDKKTNR
- a CDS encoding aldolase; the protein is METSIHVLRKTLLEMKENYSFICIKTGTETEDMGEEEISLLKTITAGILPLYVKIGGPEARNDIRICQRIGVSGISAPMVESEYALKNFIQTMKNLLTPSEFESYNKSINMETITGYRNLMDIFDSASFQALEQVTAARSDLSASMDKKPDDKEVTRVAKKIISEAKSRGKKTSVGGTITKTNFDLIANEIEPDFINSRHVMVDTKNAMSIGAMDVAECMLLFEMDLFEFFSKTFPEKGYYYRNRVEINRERIGERKVLYFIR
- the lepB gene encoding signal peptidase I; protein product: MGIFSTIFGSKPKQDSKEPPKEGAAASGISFGIIVVLVFAFKSSILDANNIPSGSMIPTLKIGDFLFVNKMRYSFRMPFTEKELFRIDDPKRGDIVTFIPPATALAQEESRTGIFAKRFVKRVVGLPGDTIRITRKYIDTKDRGRVHFALIEYKEKGAEEFLSYQPKEVPIGKELSDLDNLEATQRALFKEVKPGFEHFILEGFEDDRRAHIFEYCDFLHGCQIPEGQYMVMGDNRDDSHDSRAWGFVKREDILGKALIIYFSIDWKDSTCEYKDGQALAEKGPEIAERFEGDALDNRCHYTEIFSSHNSRYRDDESRFGWIERTIRYRLWRLNVRWDRIGRILE
- a CDS encoding AtpZ/AtpI family protein → MTGESEKPSNQKPEKSPMAMAGAGFEFVSSIVLFVLGGYYLDEYLKTEPLWLLVGFFLGFLFAFYSLIKRAKENE
- the ilvB gene encoding biosynthetic-type acetolactate synthase large subunit, with protein sequence MREQITVSQYIIRFLESKGITWIPGVPGGTILPLYESLVESNIEHVLARHEQGAGFLAQGRARSTGQVSAVFVSSGPGVANLITAVADAQRDSVPLLVFSGQVPLALMGTDAFQELPTMDIVSPIVKKVYQIKNPNQIIKTLEEAYHLAGSGKKGPVWIDLPKDIQTQTINQSFTHLDFDSQKIELMAESEILEEEVVGGDIVWFLQEFKSSIEGSRFPLLYLGGGAKKEYLRLREFVSRFQIPAVTTLMGLGIFEKDDPMNLGMMGMHGTVASNEALGVCDLLIAIGVRFDDRATGAIEKFCNQAKIIHVDIDAHEIGKNKSVHLSLQKDISEIMPFLIEEEFSIHNENALAQIKTWKEIPESHPIKDLLLDLSSVLPKGDHYILTDVGQHQMWVAQYFPFSKPNSWITSGGQGTMGFGLPTAIGVALSHKEANVYCFSGDGSIMMNLQELSTLREQNLNVKIILINNQHLGLVRQQQDLFYGSKHSGSKFHFHPDFSLLCQSFGIGYSEWDWSLGTKELSRFLEKKGPAMIEVRIPASWGVYPFVPGGKSNQEYILDPMITTT
- a CDS encoding P-II family nitrogen regulator; the encoded protein is MKLVIAIIQPHKLEEVKNELTKNEIYRLTVSDVQGYGQQKGKTEVFRGHEYQVNLLRKVRLEIAVNDEFVKPTVDAILKAAKTSPEGKIGDGKIFVMPLEEVIRIRSGEKGSKAI
- a CDS encoding ammonium transporter, with product MNIQLVLRPLLVSVLFLLPGFLAAEGELPSPPTIDKSDTTWMLVSSAFVFFMIPGLALFYGGIVRSKNVLSTMMHSFVAIIVMTLQWTIFGYSFAFSGDNPYFGNFDLAFLNGIDVDSVKGSIPTYVHFLFQGMFAIITPALISGAIAERIKLSAYVVFILVWSTLVYDPVAHWVWADSGWLLKMNALDFAGGTVVHLISGIGGLAAAIVIGKRKGDPGLLTHPNNMTYTLLGSGLLWFGWFGFNAGSGLSVNGLAARAFLVTLIAPAAAGASWLLIEWLHTKKATALGAASGIVAGLVVITPASGYVGVQGALIMGVLVSPVCYMAILLKGKLRYDDTLDAFGIHGAGGAFGAILTGYFALELAEGITLGDQMTAQIISVVATGFYSFVVSYILAFVIEKTIGFRIEEDKEITGLDQEIHGEKGYDIR